A genomic window from Fusarium verticillioides 7600 chromosome 5, whole genome shotgun sequence includes:
- a CDS encoding imidazole glycerol phosphate synthase hisHF, which produces MPTVHLLDYVAGNIRSLVNAIEKSGYEVEWVRSPEDVPKAEKLILPGVGHFGHCLSQLSQAGYLEPVRKHIADGKPFFAVCVGLQALFEGSVEDPDIPGLGVVPASLDRFEDSNKSVPHIGWNNAFTAGRAMYDLQPDSKYYYVHSYKCPYKPGELESQGWTVATGTYGTETFVGAIAKGNIFATQFHPEKSGTAGLKTIRAFLTGEGAKNLGTVVDETVANAPIKFEDSLTRRVIACLDVRTNDQGDLVVTKGDQYDVREKGDDRNVRNLGKPVEMAKKYYESGADEVTFLNITSFRDCPVADLPMLEVLRQTSRTVFVPLTIGGGIRDTMDTDGTKVSALEIASMYFKSGADKVSIGSDAVLAAEEYYSIGRKLFGNTAIEQISRAYGNQAVVVSVDPKRVYVPKPDATRHNIIKTQFPGPKGEEYCWYACTIKGGRETRDMDVVELAQAVEAMGTGEILLNCIDKDGTNSGFDHELINQVKGAIKIPVIASSGAGNPAHFEEVFEKTATDAALGAGMFHRGEYTVKQVKDYLKERGLKVRQFEE; this is translated from the exons ATGCCCACTGTTCACCTGTTGGACTATGTCGCCGGCAACATCAGGAGCCTGGTAAATGCCATTGAGAAGTCTGGCTACGAAGTAGAATGGGTCAGATCGCCGGAAGACGTTCCAAAGGCAGAG AAACTCATCCTCCCCGGTGTCGGCCACTTTGGACATTGTCTATCCCAATTGTCACAAGCTGGCTATCTTGAGCCAGTTCGAAAGCACATTGCTGATGGAAAGCCATTCTTCGCTGTATGTGTCGGCTTACAAGCCCTATTTGAGGGTTCTGTAGAGGACCCCGACATCCCCGGCCTCGGAGTCGTTCCAGCTTCCTTGGATCGTTTCGAGGACTCAAATAAATCCGTCCCCCACATCGGGTGGAACAATGCTTTCACAGCTGGGCGAGCCATGTACGATCTTCAACCGGACTCAAAGTACTACTATGTTCACTCTTACAAATGCCCCTACAAGCCGGGTGAGCTTGAGTCACAGGGGTGGACTGTCGCTACTGGAACCTATGGTACCGAGACTTTCGTAGGCGCCATTGCGAAGGGAAACATTTTTGCAACCCAGTTTCACCCCGAAAAGTCTGGCACTGCAGGTTTGAAAACTATCCGGGCTTTCCTCACAGGTGAAGGCGCAAAGAATCTTGGTACCGTTGTTGACGAGACTGTCGCCAATGCCCCGATCAAATTCGAGGACAGCTTAACACGGCGAGTCATTGCCTGTCTAGATGTGAGGACAAATGATCAGGGTGACTTGGTCGTTACAAAGGGTGATCAGTACGATGTTCGCGAGAAGGGCGATGACCGCAACGTGCGAAACCTCGGCAAGCCTGTCGAGATGGCTAAGAAATACTACGAATCCGGTGCCGACGAGGTGActtttctcaacatcacttCTTTCAGAGACTGCCCTGTTGCCGATCTCCCTATGCTCGAGGTTCTTCGTCAAACGTCTCGCACCGTCTTTGTGCCCTTAACCATCGGCGGTGGTATTCGTGACACAATGGATACTGATGGCACAAAGGTGTCAGCCCTTGAAATTGCGAGCATGTATTTCAAGTCTGGCGCTGACAAGGTCTCAATCGGCTCCGACGctgttcttgctgctgaagaGTACTACTCTATAGGCCGCAAGCTCTTTGGCAATACTGCCATTGAGCAGATCTCACGCGCCTATGGCAACCAAGCCGTCGTTGTGAGCGTTGATCCCAAGCGTGTCTATGTTCCCAAGCCTGATGCCACCCGTCACAACATCATAAAGACACAATTCCCTGGTCCTAAGGGCGAGGAATACTGTTGGTACGCTTGCACAATCAAAGGCGGTCGTGAGACTCGTGATATGGATGTTGTCGAGCTTGCCCAAGCCGTTGAAGCAATGGGAACCGGAgagatccttctcaactGCATTGACAAGGACGGTACCAATAGTGGGTTTGACCACGAGCTCATCAACCAGGTGAAGGGAGCTATCAAGATCCCCGTCATTGCCTCAAGCGGTGCTGGCAACCCGGCTCATTTCGAGgaagtctttgagaagactgCTACGGATGCTGCTTTGGGGGCCGGTATGTTCCACCGCGGCGAGTACACCGTTAAACAGGTAAAGGACTACTTGAAGGAAAGGGGTCTCAAAGTTAGACAATTTGAGGAATGA
- a CDS encoding hypothetical protein (At least one base has a quality score < 10), with translation MASLDEARLADKAAIVNIEEQLEKDEQEEWEYEYSTTETETYYLTVDLSFPEFKDRQPRAPHHSRGGYYKTWLDHNPSLRGVHAGDDDDNDNEPLPEREADDDEPEIDPALSNDKYKGKAVDRGEPEDDTRDDVDKTRDENENIQILELHSEKPVISYKGRTFEGSWAEVIGTEAIFTARDSDRPLPALRHLDGNIDFLGACASRIATKETVVKPKMIREDPLAAIREEWNIRIPVGKDRSGERAEQTRFLENLMAIKKRNKEKDQVTVWAKDGEGQDFKDNRDPDYKPRRRRRLLNEDGEEVIPKRERRRASGRRGGRPRLRPGVVRGRGSTAPTRSATRDLESTVHEGNMSTPTPSRWNELHGRADEYMDHSDDEDDTDEEDEEDDDEDMTMAD, from the exons ATGGCTTCGTTGGACGAGGCGAGATTGGCGGATAAGGCAGCAATCGTCAACATTGAGGAACAGCTTGAAAAAGATGAACAGGAAGAGTGGGAGTACGAATACTCAACCACCGAAACAGAG ACATACTACTTGACTGTCGATCTTTCTTTTCCAGAATTTAAGGACCGACAGCCAAGGGCGCCTCACCACAGCCGCGGCGGGTATTACAAAACCTGGCTCGACCACAATCCTAGTTTGAGAGGTGTTCATGCTGGGGATGAtgacgacaatgacaatgAGCCACTCCCAGAACGAGAggctgatgacgacgaaCCTGAAATCGATCCAGCACTAAGCAATGACAAATATAAAGGCAAAGCAGTCGACAGAGGCGAGCCAGAGGACGACACGAGAGACGATGTGGACAAGACAcgtgatgagaatgaaaaCATCCAGATTCTTGAGCTACATTCAGAAAAGCCGGTCATCTCATACAAAGGACGCACATTCGAGGGGTCGTGGGCGGAAGTCATTGGCACCGAAGCTATCTTTACGGCACGCGACAGCGACCGCCCCCTCCCTGCTCTGCGCCATCTAGATGGAAATATTGATTTTCTCGGCGCATGTGCGTCAAGAATCGCCACTAAAGAGACTGTTGTCAAGCCAAAAATGATCAGGGAGGACCCATTAGCCGCTATCAGGGAGGAATGGAACATTCGAATTCCTGTTGGAAAAGACAGGTCGGGAGAAAGAGCTGAACAGACACGGTTCCTAGAAAACTTGATggcgatcaagaagaggaacaaggagaaggatcaGGTCACCGTATGGGCTAAAGACGGCGAGGGTCAGGACTTCAAAGACAACCGAGATCCTGACTACAAACccaggcgaagaagaagattgctcaatgaggatggagaggaagTCATTCCAAAACGTGAGAGACGACGTGCAAGTGGGCGCAGGGGTGGCCGTCCCAGACTTCGACCCGGGGTTGTTCGTGGACGGGGCTCAACGGCCCCAACTCGATCGGCAACTAGAGATCTGGAAAGTACTGTGCATGAAGGGAATATGTCAACTCCTACTCCAAGCAGATGGAATGAACTGCATGGAAGAGCCGATGAATACATGGACCattctgacgatgaggatgacacggacgaagaagatgaagaagatgacgacgaggacatGACAATGGCAGATTGA
- a CDS encoding RNA polymerase II transcription factor B subunit 5, producing MPRAIRGVLIECDPSIKSIIVSIDSANHDYIIEDLDDERVVVKETMVSTLKHKLEERLKENLPPEEESGSE from the exons ATGCCTCGTGCAATCAGAG GCGTTCTTATCGAGTGCGATCCTTCGATCAAGTCTATCATTGTCAGCATCGACAGTGCTAACCATGACTACAtcattgaggatctcgacgATGAACGCGTGGTTGTGAAAGAGACCATGGTCTCAACGCTCAAGCATAAGCTCGAAGAA CGACTCAAAGAAAACCTTCCTCCTGAAGAGGAGTCCGGTTCCGAGTAG